GAGTCTTCAACTAGTACGTAGATGGGACTCTTCGCGATTCCTTCAATCAGTAACCCGTCATAGCCAGCAAATCTGATGTCTGCTCCAAGATGGCCGCCAAAGGTACTGTAGCCCAGCATGCCGGTCTGAGGGGATTTGGCACAGACTGTTGCTTTGCTGGCAGCAGGAACTCTCGTGCCACAGAAGGGTCCGGTGATGAACAGAAGCGGGTTTTGGGGACCTAACGGATTGGTTGATTCATCGATGTATTCATAGAGAATGCGAGAGCCCAGTCCAGACCCGCCTAGAAAAGCTCTGAGCAGCCCCTTGTCCAAGTGATACCTGCTTATCTTCTCAGAAGATAAATCCACACGGAGTAATTTCCCTCTATAGGCATCCAATGTGACAACCTCAGAAATCGATTGACTTGCCTTCGTACATATAATGATACATACGCCGAATCCCTTCGCTACCAATATCACGGGGATTCATGGTTATGCTGGAATCCATCATCGTAAATTCAACGAGTTTGTCGAGGCCCTCCTCCAATTGTTTCTTCTTCACTCCGGCTTCCTTCAAACTGGTTGGAGCTCCTATTTCTTGTTGCAGATCTCTTATTTTCTGAGATAATGCAAGAGTAGCTGCTCTATCATCTTTTTCGTCTATATCAATGAAGCTGGCAAGCTCAGCATACATCTCAGTGGTATCCGGACTTTTCAAGGAATTATACTCGATAGTATATGGAAGGGCTATACCGACAGCCATTCCATGATGGATCTCAAGTACTGAGCCCATACAGTGGCCAAGGGAGTGAGCCAAACATACCTGAGAATTGCTGAATGCCATTCCAGCCAGATTGGCTGCAACCAGCATTTTCTCTCGTGCTTGTTCATCGTCCAAATTAGCCACACTCTTCGGTAGCCATTCGAAAATAATCCTCAGTGCTTGAATCGCACATGCATCAGAATAGTCATTCTTCCAGTTTGATATGTAGGCTTCAATTGCATGAGTCAGGCTATCTAATCCAGTATAGGCTGTAAGATCCTTGGGAAGATCACGAACGAATGAGGGGTCTAGAATAGCCACATCAGGAACTAACTCATTGTTGTTAGTGGCGAATTTGCGACCTGTGTCATCATCTCGGATTACCACCGCCTTTGTTGCTTCAGAACCGGTACCGGCAGTTGTCGGTATACAAAGGAGACGACTTCTATTTCGCAAATCTAGAGGTTCCAGAGGAGTAACAGCAGCTAAATCAGTATCGGGATGTTCATAGAGAATCCAAGCGGCCTTCGCTGTATCAATGACGCTACCTCCACCAACAGTCATGATCCAATCCGGCCCAAAACGACGCATTGCATCTGCTGCATTTTCCACTACTGATACACGTGGGTCAGGTTCTGCACCATCCCAGATTGCTGCTTCCCATTGTTCGCTAACCAACAGGTCGCAGACCTTCTCCGGAAAGCCAAGCTCATTAATGTTCGAATCTGTTACAATGAAGGCCTTCTTTCCTTTCAACTCTGTAAGTTCGTTTAGCGCATCCTCACCAAAAATCACCTTTGGAACAGTGAACCACCAAGGCATCTCAAATCAAACTCGAGATTGTCTTTCTCAGACAAGCATAAATGTTTGACTAGTCACTAGGAATAACGAGGCGTGATACAATCAACAGCCATTTTTTGGGAACACTGTCGTCAGGGTATGAAACAATGGCTATTTGTCATCTCAGTAGTAAGAGGGGCTACCTCCGGACAAGCATAGCTTCTGTTGAATAGATTATCATTTCTTAAGCAATAACTCGACGGGGCAAATCCTGAAGGATTGTAGCTGCATCCCCCACTATATTTTCCACAAGCTCCTCAACACTTAGGATTTCATCAATCCTACCGACAACTTCGCCTCCAAACATGAGGGCTGTCTCAGGGTTATCTTTCAGGAGGTCTTCAAACCCTGCCCGTTCAGATTTGAGTATGCTTTCGTTTGATTCAACAGGTTCACCAAGATAGAATCTTGGAATGTCATTCAGAGTCTGTTCCACGATGGATTCTGCTCGTGCATTCCTGAGAAAACGCATTGGACCAAAAATGCCACGCCCTGTCAGTGTCTTACGCTCTTCTTTCTGGATGATGCTCCTCTTCCAAATACCTTGAAAATCACTCTCTTCTGTCGCTATGAATCGTGTTCCCATTTGAATTCCAACAGCACCAAGACACAAAGCTGCAGCCATGGATGTACCGTCACAGAATCCGCCTGCGGCAACCACTGGTTCGTCTACCGCTTTCGCAACAGCGGGCACCAAAACCATGGAATGAACGGGATCCCAAGATATGTGAGCACCACCCTCATGACCTGAAGCGACTATGAGATCAGCTCCAGACTTCTCTGCTTTCTTTGCGTGGTATACTGAAGGAACCACGTGAGCCCATGTCAATCCATGTTCTTTGACCTCAGACCAAGGGGCTGGATTGCCTGCAGAGGTTACCAGTACACGCAGATGTTTTTCAATGTCTGAATCGCTTTGGATAGCTTCAATCGTCTGTTCCACAAACATCTTGGATGCAAGAATGAATTCAGAGGCAACAGGAACATTCACACCGAAAACAGCATTTGTACCCTTGAGCGACTTTGTGACTCTTTCTATCGACTTCTGTAGAAGGACTTGGGGCGGATCGGAGCCAAACATCTTCTCAGGATCTATTGGAGCCGCTTCAGGCAAAAGAGAAGCTGCCATTCCAATACTGCTAATCATCCCTAATGCTCCTGCCTTGGATACAGCTATTGCGAGATTTTCTGTTTTGTAAGGACCCATCCCCCCCTGCATTATAGGATGTTCGATATTCAGTATTTCAGTTAGAGGGGTTCTTAATCGAGGCATGGGTGACAATAAGATTCACCCCCTTTAGACATATCCCCATTCTCAAATTAATCTGAAAAAGAAAGAGAAGGGGAAAGGGAACGAATTCCCTTCCAGTTGCATGTCGCCTCAGATTAGCATTCCAGCTGTCATAATCCAGACAACGATTAGTGTTGCCGTTACTGCTCCAAGGTAGATTCTCCCAGTTTGCTGATAAAACGCCGTCATTATGAAGAAAATTCCTGCAAAGAGAGGTAGATATGCCATCAGGAATATTCCATAGAGACCCATCAATAGGATTGGACCCGTTCCAAGCAGAAACATTGGGAGATAATTGACGAGAATCATGATTAGAAGCACAGATTCCATTGCGAATACAATCTTAATCCACCAGATGAGCTGAGTCTTTATTGGTGAGTCGTATTCTGGTTGTCGTAGCATACCATACGCGAACACACCTCCATTGATGAGGAAGAAGGGTAGCACTGGTAGGAGGTATACTAGGAATTGCCCAAATCTTTCAGGCGTGAAAGACTTGAACACAGGCCACATATACCTGAACTCTATGCCTAGGAAGAATTGTGAAAGGGAAACAAGTATGTACAAATACCCGAATAGGACAGCTGACAGGAGAATTGTCTTGAAAATGATGTCTCGGTTCGCATGATCTGTTATTGATTTGAAGCGACCTACATCAGGGTAAGAGATTCCGTCTTCTTTGTTGGATTCTTTCTTGAACCAAAACCTGAAGAAAACCCACGCGATAATAGCATTAACTAGGAACCAGAGCAGTAAACCATTTCCTGTTACCAGCAGAAAGATTGGTGCAATAGTACCGACAATGACCCCAAGCGTCATTCCTATATTTGGTAGAATGAGATAAGTCACGCCAGCTATTACTGCATTCAAGATAGCAAAAGCCCACCACTTTTTACTTTTGGTTGGTATCTTTTTAGGCAGCGGTCTAGCAATCTCATTGAAATAGGGCACTTCTAATAGGATGCCCGCCAAGGGAATCAAAGAGAGAACTGAAACTATCAATGCAAAGAGGGTCGCCCATTCCCCAATCATGTATGTCTGAGTATTCACCGCTGATACTGCCCATGCATCTGATTCTGACTGGCCCATAAGGGCTTGGAGCATCCATGCCGTAATCTCTGCAACTCCCTTCTGATTCCATGTTGCTCCGGGATGTGTGCAAGGGGATTTTGCATATCTGTGTGCTGAACC
This genomic interval from Candidatus Thorarchaeota archaeon contains the following:
- a CDS encoding alpha/beta fold hydrolase, with translation METLKQPDRKKQLFLLCLVLIGSSALLGHGIQNNFGSIDVEYIRIIEENGLAIAGKLYRPLTATNASPAPAVLLLHGMNNDKDTEGPAALELAKRGVVALALDELSHGDSDRIIDVMGYLSGESLQTLGGNAAYQWLKSLGFVDAAQIGLVGHSMGASTASAIADLNPNHRAIAIQADGPYNLTEHDYMNNYLAIWSFYEELFTTQARTEFLADSLEMIAYNEDLSGPDAAEVDYTYGSFADGSAHRYAKSPCTHPGATWNQKGVAEITAWMLQALMGQSESDAWAVSAVNTQTYMIGEWATLFALIVSVLSLIPLAGILLEVPYFNEIARPLPKKIPTKSKKWWAFAILNAVIAGVTYLILPNIGMTLGVIVGTIAPIFLLVTGNGLLLWFLVNAIIAWVFFRFWFKKESNKEDGISYPDVGRFKSITDHANRDIIFKTILLSAVLFGYLYILVSLSQFFLGIEFRYMWPVFKSFTPERFGQFLVYLLPVLPFFLINGGVFAYGMLRQPEYDSPIKTQLIWWIKIVFAMESVLLIMILVNYLPMFLLGTGPILLMGLYGIFLMAYLPLFAGIFFIMTAFYQQTGRIYLGAVTATLIVVWIMTAGMLI
- a CDS encoding nitronate monooxygenase, with amino-acid sequence MSPMPRLRTPLTEILNIEHPIMQGGMGPYKTENLAIAVSKAGALGMISSIGMAASLLPEAAPIDPEKMFGSDPPQVLLQKSIERVTKSLKGTNAVFGVNVPVASEFILASKMFVEQTIEAIQSDSDIEKHLRVLVTSAGNPAPWSEVKEHGLTWAHVVPSVYHAKKAEKSGADLIVASGHEGGAHISWDPVHSMVLVPAVAKAVDEPVVAAGGFCDGTSMAAALCLGAVGIQMGTRFIATEESDFQGIWKRSIIQKEERKTLTGRGIFGPMRFLRNARAESIVEQTLNDIPRFYLGEPVESNESILKSERAGFEDLLKDNPETALMFGGEVVGRIDEILSVEELVENIVGDAATILQDLPRRVIA
- a CDS encoding iron-containing alcohol dehydrogenase encodes the protein MPWWFTVPKVIFGEDALNELTELKGKKAFIVTDSNINELGFPEKVCDLLVSEQWEAAIWDGAEPDPRVSVVENAADAMRRFGPDWIMTVGGGSVIDTAKAAWILYEHPDTDLAAVTPLEPLDLRNRSRLLCIPTTAGTGSEATKAVVIRDDDTGRKFATNNNELVPDVAILDPSFVRDLPKDLTAYTGLDSLTHAIEAYISNWKNDYSDACAIQALRIIFEWLPKSVANLDDEQAREKMLVAANLAGMAFSNSQVCLAHSLGHCMGSVLEIHHGMAVGIALPYTIEYNSLKSPDTTEMYAELASFIDIDEKDDRAATLALSQKIRDLQQEIGAPTSLKEAGVKKKQLEEGLDKLVEFTMMDSSITMNPRDIGSEGIRRMYHYMYEGKSIDF